A genomic window from Equus asinus isolate D_3611 breed Donkey chromosome 25, EquAss-T2T_v2, whole genome shotgun sequence includes:
- the LOC106846504 gene encoding methanethiol oxidase isoform X1 has protein sequence METLGVLWLVTATKCGDCGPGYPTPQEAMKGPREEIVYLPCIYRNTGTEAPDYLATVDVDPKSPQYSQVIHRLPMPHLKDELHHSGWNTCSSCFGDSTKSRNKLVLPSFISSRIYVVDVGTEPRAPKLHKVIEAKDIHEKCGLGTPHTSHCLPTGEVMISTLGDPKGNGKGGFVLLDGETFEVKGTWERPGGSAPMGYDFWYQPRHNVMISTEWAAPNVLRDGFNPADVEAGLYGKHLHVWDWQRHEIVQTLLMPDGHIPLEIRFLHDPAASQGFVGCALSSTIQRFYKNEGGTWSVEKVIEVPPKKVKGWMLPEMPGLITDILLSLDDRFLYFNNWLHGDMRQYDISDPKRPRLVGQIFLGGSIVKGGPVQVLEDQELKSQPEPLVVKGKRVPGGPQMIQLSLDGKRIYVTTSLYSDWDKQFYPDLIREGSVMLQIDVDTVKGGLKLNPNFLVDFGKEPLGPALAHEIRYPGGDCTSDIWL, from the exons ATGGAGACCCTGGGAGTTTTATGGCTTGTCACAG CTACAAAATGTGGAGATTGTGGGCCTGGCTACCCTACCCCTCAGGAGGCCATGAAAG GACCCAGGGAGGAGATTGTCTACCTGCCCTGTATTTACCGAAACACAGGCACTGAGGCCCCGGATTACCTAGCCACTGTGGACGTTGACCCCAAGTCTCCCCAGTATTCCCAG GTCATCCACCGGCTGCCCATGCCGCACCTGAAGGATGAGCTGCATCACTCAGGATGGAACACCTGCAGCAGCTGCTTCGGGGACAGCACCAAGTCTCGCAACAAGCTGGTGCTGCCCAGTTTCATCTCCTCCCGCATCTATGTGGTGGATGTGGGCACCGAGCCCCGTGCCCCGAAGCTGCACAAG GTCATTGAGGCCAAGGACATCCATGAAAAGTGTGGCCTGGGCACCCCTCACACCAGCCACTGCCTGCCCACTGGGGAGGTGATGATCAGCACCTTGGGAGACCCCAAGGGCAATGGCAAAG GGGGTTTCGTGCTGCTGGATGGAGAGACATTTGAAGTGAAGGGGACGTGGGAGAGGCCTGGGGGCTCTGCGCCTATGGGCTATGACTTCTGGTACCAGCCTCGACACAATGTCATGATCAGCACCGAATGGGCAGCTCCCAATGTCCTACGAGATGGCTTCAATCCTGCTGATGTAGAGGCAG GGCTATATGGGAAGCACTTACACGTGTGGGACTGGCAGCGCCATGAGATCGTGCAGACCCTGCTTATGCCGGACGGGCACATCCCCCTGGAGATCCGCTTCCTGCACGACCCGGCTGCCTCCCAGGGCTTCGTGGGCTGTGCCCTCAGCTCCACCATCCAGCGCTTCTACAAGAATGAG GGAGGTACTTGGTCAGTGGAGAAGGTGATCGAGGTGCCCCCCAAGAAAGTGAAGGGCTGGATGCTGCCCGAAATGCCAG GCCTCATCACTGACATCCTGCTGTCCCTGGACGACCGCTTCCTCTACTTCAACAACTGGCTGCACGGGGACATGCGGCAGTATGACATCTCTGACCCAAAGAGGCCTCGCCTCGTGGGACAG ATCTTCCTAGGGGGCAGCATTGTTAAGGGAGGCCCTGTGCAAGTGCTGGAGGACCAGGAGCTAAAATCCCAGCCAGAGCCCCTTGTGGTCAAG GGGAAACGTGTGCCTGGAGGCCCTCAGATGATCCAGCTCAGCCTAGATGGGAAGCGTATCTATGTCACCACGTCACTGTACAGTGACTGGGACAAGCAGTTTTACCCTGACCTCATCAG GGAAGGCTCCGTGATGCTGCAGATCGATGTAGACACAGTAAAGGGAGGGCTGAAGTTGAACCCCAACTTCCTGGTGGACTTCGGGAAGGAGCCCCTCGGGCCGGCCTTGGCCCATGAGATCCGCTACCCTGGGGGTGACTGCACCTCTGACATCTGGCTCTGA
- the LOC106846504 gene encoding methanethiol oxidase isoform X2, with protein MATKCGDCGPGYPTPQEAMKGPREEIVYLPCIYRNTGTEAPDYLATVDVDPKSPQYSQVIHRLPMPHLKDELHHSGWNTCSSCFGDSTKSRNKLVLPSFISSRIYVVDVGTEPRAPKLHKVIEAKDIHEKCGLGTPHTSHCLPTGEVMISTLGDPKGNGKGGFVLLDGETFEVKGTWERPGGSAPMGYDFWYQPRHNVMISTEWAAPNVLRDGFNPADVEAGLYGKHLHVWDWQRHEIVQTLLMPDGHIPLEIRFLHDPAASQGFVGCALSSTIQRFYKNEGGTWSVEKVIEVPPKKVKGWMLPEMPGLITDILLSLDDRFLYFNNWLHGDMRQYDISDPKRPRLVGQIFLGGSIVKGGPVQVLEDQELKSQPEPLVVKGKRVPGGPQMIQLSLDGKRIYVTTSLYSDWDKQFYPDLIREGSVMLQIDVDTVKGGLKLNPNFLVDFGKEPLGPALAHEIRYPGGDCTSDIWL; from the exons ATGG CTACAAAATGTGGAGATTGTGGGCCTGGCTACCCTACCCCTCAGGAGGCCATGAAAG GACCCAGGGAGGAGATTGTCTACCTGCCCTGTATTTACCGAAACACAGGCACTGAGGCCCCGGATTACCTAGCCACTGTGGACGTTGACCCCAAGTCTCCCCAGTATTCCCAG GTCATCCACCGGCTGCCCATGCCGCACCTGAAGGATGAGCTGCATCACTCAGGATGGAACACCTGCAGCAGCTGCTTCGGGGACAGCACCAAGTCTCGCAACAAGCTGGTGCTGCCCAGTTTCATCTCCTCCCGCATCTATGTGGTGGATGTGGGCACCGAGCCCCGTGCCCCGAAGCTGCACAAG GTCATTGAGGCCAAGGACATCCATGAAAAGTGTGGCCTGGGCACCCCTCACACCAGCCACTGCCTGCCCACTGGGGAGGTGATGATCAGCACCTTGGGAGACCCCAAGGGCAATGGCAAAG GGGGTTTCGTGCTGCTGGATGGAGAGACATTTGAAGTGAAGGGGACGTGGGAGAGGCCTGGGGGCTCTGCGCCTATGGGCTATGACTTCTGGTACCAGCCTCGACACAATGTCATGATCAGCACCGAATGGGCAGCTCCCAATGTCCTACGAGATGGCTTCAATCCTGCTGATGTAGAGGCAG GGCTATATGGGAAGCACTTACACGTGTGGGACTGGCAGCGCCATGAGATCGTGCAGACCCTGCTTATGCCGGACGGGCACATCCCCCTGGAGATCCGCTTCCTGCACGACCCGGCTGCCTCCCAGGGCTTCGTGGGCTGTGCCCTCAGCTCCACCATCCAGCGCTTCTACAAGAATGAG GGAGGTACTTGGTCAGTGGAGAAGGTGATCGAGGTGCCCCCCAAGAAAGTGAAGGGCTGGATGCTGCCCGAAATGCCAG GCCTCATCACTGACATCCTGCTGTCCCTGGACGACCGCTTCCTCTACTTCAACAACTGGCTGCACGGGGACATGCGGCAGTATGACATCTCTGACCCAAAGAGGCCTCGCCTCGTGGGACAG ATCTTCCTAGGGGGCAGCATTGTTAAGGGAGGCCCTGTGCAAGTGCTGGAGGACCAGGAGCTAAAATCCCAGCCAGAGCCCCTTGTGGTCAAG GGGAAACGTGTGCCTGGAGGCCCTCAGATGATCCAGCTCAGCCTAGATGGGAAGCGTATCTATGTCACCACGTCACTGTACAGTGACTGGGACAAGCAGTTTTACCCTGACCTCATCAG GGAAGGCTCCGTGATGCTGCAGATCGATGTAGACACAGTAAAGGGAGGGCTGAAGTTGAACCCCAACTTCCTGGTGGACTTCGGGAAGGAGCCCCTCGGGCCGGCCTTGGCCCATGAGATCCGCTACCCTGGGGGTGACTGCACCTCTGACATCTGGCTCTGA